Sequence from the Eleutherodactylus coqui strain aEleCoq1 chromosome 13, aEleCoq1.hap1, whole genome shotgun sequence genome:
tgagtgagtgttagtcagtatatcagtgagtcaatcagtgagtgttagtcagtatatcagtgagtcagtctgtgagtgcgtgttagtcagtatatcagtgagtcagtctgtgagtgagtgttagtcagtatatcagtgagtcagtctgtgagtgagtgttagtcagtatatcagtgagtcagtctgtgagtgcgtTAGTCAGtgtatcagtgagtcagtctgtgagtgttagtcagtatatcagtgagtcagtctgtgagtgagtgttagtatatcagtgagtcagtctgtgagtgttagtcagtatatcagtgagttaGTCTGTGAGTGAATGTtggtcagtatatcagtgagtcagtctgtgagtgctagtcagtatatcagtgagtcagtctgtgagtgttagtcagtatatcagtgagtcagtctgtgagtgagtgttagtcagtatatcagtgagtcagtctgtgagtgcgtgttagtcagtatatcagtgagtgagtctgtgagtgagtgttagtatatcagtgagtcagtctgtgagtgctagtcagtatatcagtgagtcagtctgtgagtgctagtcagtatatcagtgagtcagtctgtgagtgcgtgttagtcagtatatcagtgagtcagtctgtgagtgctagtcagtatatcagtgagtcagtctgtgagtgcatgttagtcagtatatcagtgagtcagtctgtgagtgagtgttagtcagtgtatcagtgagtcagtctgtgagtgcatgttagtcagtatatcagtgagtgagtctgtgGGTGAGTGTTAGTATATCAGTGTCAGTCTGTGAGTgctagtcagtatatcagtgagttagtctgtgagtgagtgttagtcagtatatcagtgagtcagtctgtgagtgagtgttagtcagtatatcagtgagtcagtctgtgagtgcgtgttagtcagtatatcagtgagtgagtctgtgagtgagtgttagtatatcagtgagtcagtctgtgagtgctagtcagtatatcagtgagtcagtctgtgagtgttagtcagtatatcagtgagttaGTCTGTGAGTGAATGTtggtcagtatatcagtgagtcagtctgtgagtgctagtcagtatatcagtgagtcagtctgtgagtgctagtcagtatatcagtgagtcagtctgtgagtgttagtcagtatatcagtgagtcagtctgtgagtgcgtGTTAGTCAGtgtatcagtgagtcagtctgtgagtgcgtgttagtcagtatatcagtgagtcagtctgtgagtgcatGTTAGTCAGtgtatcagtgagtcagtctgtgagtgcgtgttagtcagtatatcagtgagtcagtctgtgagtgcgtTTTAGTCAGtgtatcagtgagtcagtctgtgagtgcgtgttagtcagtatatcagtgagtcagtctgtgagtgagtgttagtcagtatatcagtgagtcagtctgtgagtgcgtgttagtcagtatatcagtgagtcagtctgtgagtgttagtcagtatatcagtgagtcagtctgtgagtgcgtgttagtcagtatatcagtgagtcagtctgtgagtgcgtgttagtatatcagtgagtctgtctgtgagtgagtgttagtcagtatatcagtgagtcagtctgtgagtgcgtgttagtcagtatatcagtgagtcagtctgtgagtgcgtgttagtcagtatatcagtgagtcagtctgtgagtgcgtgttagtcagtatatcagtgagtcagtctgtgagtgtgtgttagtcagtatatcagtgagtcagtctgtgagtgagtgttagtatatcagtgagtcagtctgtgagtgcgtgttagtcagtatatcagtgagtcagtgtgtgagtgcgtgttagtcagtatatcagtgagtcagtctgtgagtgcatgttagtatatcagtgagtcagtctgtgagtgctagtcagtatatcagtgagtcagtctgtgagtgcgtgttagtcagtatatcagtgagtcagtctgtgagtgagtgttagtcagtatatcagtgagtcagtctgtgagtgagtgttagtatatcagtgagtcagtctgtgagtgagtgttagtcagtatatcagtgagtcagtctgtgagtgcgtgttagtcagtatatcagtgagtcagtctgtgagtgcgtgttaatcagtatatcagtgagtcagactgtgagtgagtgttagtcagtatatcagtgagtcagtctgtgagtgcgtgttagtcagtatatcagtgagtcagtctgtgagtgcgtgttagtcagtatatcagtgagtcagtctgtgagtgtgtgttagtcagtatatcagtgagtcagtctgtgagtgagtgttagtatatcagtgagtcagtctgtgagtgcgtgttagtcagtatatcagtgagtcagtgtgtgagtgcgtgttagtcagtatatcagtgagtcagtctgtgagtgcatgttagtcagtatatcagtgagtcagtctgtgagtgctagtcagtatatcagtgagtcagtctgtgagtgcgtgttagtcagtatatcagtgagtcagtctgtgagtgagtgttagtcagtatatcagtgagtcagtctgtgagtgcgtgttagtcagtatatcagtgagtcagtctgtgagtgttagtatatcagtgagtcagtctgtgagtgcgtgttagtcagtatatcagtgagtcagtctgtgagtgagtgtcagtatatcagtgagtcagtctgtgagtgagtgttagtcagtatatcagtgagtcagtctgtgagtgcgtgttagtcagtatatcagtgagtcagtctgtgagtgcgtgttaatcagtatatcagtgagtcagtctgtgagtgagtgttagtcagtatatcagtgagtcagtctgtgagtgcgtgttagtcagtatatcagtgagtcagtctgtgagtgagtgttagtcagtatatcagtgagtcagtctgtgagtgcgtgttagtcagtatatcagtgagtcagtctgtgagtgcgtgttagtcagtatatcagtgagtcagtgtgtgagtgcatgttagtcagtatatcagtgagtcataCTTTCGGTCAGTCAGATAGATTTGTGGTgattaaactcctcagagcagcCCGCTGCCCACGTGTTCAGTCACATGACATCCCTGACCACCTTCTTAGGTCTGCGCTTCCCCGCTAACATTTTCCACCCCACtcctgccctattcagcaattccagcaacctgattggttggctgattcaccgccCCCCTCAGATGTGCACGAGGATGGAATGCACGAGCAGCCCGTGCTGAGCCGTCAGTGGCAGTCACCGGAGCGCGAGCAGATGCTAGCACACCCCCACGCACACTGCAGCTCCGGTGAGCCCCCAGTGAAGGGGCGGGGCAttagccaacctaaacaaccaatcaggttgctggaattgctgaattggGCAGATGTgtggtggaaaaagttaatatgccagcGGCCGCCCTCCACCCACCGGCCACAAGAGGGCGCGTCACAGGACGTCTGTCAGTCATATCAGCGGGGGCGGCCATGTTCTTGTAGTCCTACCTGACTGGAAGGACTGACATCACATGACCTCTCCCAGAATCCTGCGCGGTGTGCAGCTTCCTGCTCCATGCTGTGGGGAGAGTAGAGGAGGTGAGGAGTGCCGGGCAGACTGCTCGTCCTGTAGAGGGCGCTGCTGGGAGGGACATAAACCTGCTGACAGCCCCATGGGAATGGAGAGACCCTCCTGAAAATGACCCGTCCTTCGTGCAGCCTTCATACCCGCGCCTTATGTGAGGATATTCGGGGTCACGCAGTCGCCTGACGCCGGTTTATAAGCCCTGACGACTGTGTCACGTGAGTGTAAGCCCCCGGCACAACACAACATGATCCCCCGCAGCCGCCCCGTCATCAGAGGAGCCTGCGGAGATCAGTGGTGCGTGCGAATCTACAGGAAACCCGTGCGTGCGTGAGTGTGCGCCTGCCTGTTTGCGTCTGTGTGTGAGTGTGCGCCTGCCTGTTTGCGTCTGTGTGTGAGTGTGCGCCTGCCTGTTTGCGTCTGTGTGTGAGTGTGCGCCTGCCTGTTTGCGTCTGTGTGTGAGTGTGCGCCTGCCTGTTTGCGTCTGTGTGTGAGTGTGCGCCTGCCTGTTTGCGTCTGTGTGTGAGTGTGCGCCTGCCTGTTTGCGTCTGTGTGAGTGTGCGCCTGCCTGTTTGCGTCTGTGTGTGAGTGTGCGCCTGCCTGTCTGTGTGTGAGTGTGCGCCTGCCTGTTTGCGTCTGTGTGTGAGTGTGCGCCTGCCTGTCTGTGTGTGAGTGTGCGCCTGCCTGTTTGTGTCTGTGTGCGCCTGCCtgtttgtgtctgtgtgtgtgtgtgcgcctgcCTGTTTGCGTCTGTGTGTGAGTGTGCGCTTGCCTGTTTGCGTCTGTGCGTGAGTGTGCGCCTGCCTGTTTGCGTCTGTGTGTGAGTGTGCGCTTGCCTGTTTGTGTCTGTGCGTGCGCCGCGTGTCTAGGCACAAGATGAGTGGGATTTTATAACCATAACCCCCCCATGTACAGAAGGATTGCTGCTAGGTAGAACACCGGAAGGCGCCAGCGTTATTCCAGCCCGTGAATCCGTGACCGCCCGGCCTGCTCACAGGCGTCTTTACATTTGCacgacgggtgttttttcgtgctcctctgtggattttgctgtataTTTGCACGTGCCAAACCGCCCCCACTACCACCGCCGGCGCTGAGTGGTTTCAATGGGAATTGGGTCAAAACACCCAACAATAGAGCGCGCTGCGTATGGCGGCACAAACCGCGCCAAATACAGTTGATGTAAGGGAAGCCAGTGACATCAGGGGGGACGcgcggtgtgaatgagccccccgtgattctctgtggtgagccggTCTGTCTGATAAGCTCACCGCCGAGATCCCTCTGCCGGCTCCTGCGCCCGGGCCGCGgctcctgtggacagggggccctaaatggttaaaaaaaacaactaaagttttcccaatgtgcatccagaataaagtaaaccgaTGGAAATCCGTCCTCAGACCTGAGTGCCGgcggtttgcacatatttgagatattacagttgaaaatgtgtgaAACACgacaatgttttcaaaatgttcccaatttggcGCTTTTCATAAATCTCCACAAGTTCCATCGGTCTGtttcccacctaaatgaagcCCAACGCGTCAGAATCAGCGGATCTGCAGAACCTTCGCAGGGTTATTCTGTTAGTCACATCTCCAAACCTTGTTTGGTCATTCAGGCGCACACAGgcctggtcactgaggggttaagttgcgttttttttaagcTGCTAATTAAAATCCTAATTTGAGTTTATTTTTGTGTTATTTCCAAGGATTCTACAAAGcgcttcccacccaaaataactAAGAGCTGGGAAGCGTGCGGGGGCAGGGAAACTGGATTGGACAGGGTTACTGGTCAGCTGTGGTCCATAAGATGCCCCGAAATCGGACATTGTGCCGTGTGGGGTGTAAAGACGTCTGAATACCGCAACGCAAATCAACGGGGATCGGGCCGTCCACACGAGGCACGCAACAGATGCAGGAAGCAGCCCTACTGttaatgtggccctcagtgaagaTGTTTGGCCCCCTGTAGGCTCTCAGGATGTCATTGCTCTTGTTTccccattagggagtcgggagcGTTACAAGAGTTGtagaaggacatgatggatgaTCCCCGGACCCTCCCATCCCCCGGTAAGGCTCATACATTGGCACGAAGTACTGATGGGACCTTGAGGGGGGTTGTAACTTCTTGCTTTTTATTTCAACAGAAATCACCCAAGAAAGTCTATGTGCTGATATTAAGGAGGAGCCAGCGCCGTGCATCGAAGGAAACATGGAGCCCATCGCTTATACATCACTGGACCATCCACCATGCCAGCATCCGGGAAACCCTACAAGCCCTGATGTTGCTCTACCCAGACATTCTACCGAAGCGCatccatctcctctcaccgagGAGGAACCGGTCTGGGCTGATACCGCACATCTTACAAACTCCAGCCTCTATATACAGTATCTACCTTCTCATGTGAAGGCGGAGGAGGAGAGATGTCTCACTGCCATTTATATACCCACCACCCCCACACCACaatatccatctgctcctattaagGAGGAACTCGTCTTGTGTGATGGGGGACAGATTCCAGACATCTACTCCATTACAGATCCTACTGTTAAACCCGCGCCTACCGAGGCTCAGAAATTAGAGAATACTAAAATAAATGAGATTGAAGTAATTTACCAACATCCCACACAATCCACGTTTGGTGACATCTCGAACCTTACTAAATATCAGAGAACCTACTCTAGAAAGAAGACGCCTCAATGTGCCGAGTGTGGGGAATATTTCTTGAGGAAAGCCCAACTTGTAACCCATCAAAGACTTCATTTGGGGCAAAACCCTCTCCAGTGTCCTGAGTGTGGGAGAACGTTCTCCAGAACTTCCCAACTGATCAACCATCAGAAATACCATAAAGGGAAGAAGTCCTTCTGATGAGCCCACTGGGATCTGCTTTGGTCTGATAAAGCCCGACTCGTCTTACACCAAGACTTCGTACTGAGGAGAAGCCTTCTACTTGTTGGGACTGGTGAGCACCTCCGGGGGGGCCATCAGAAAGCAAACAAGCGGGCGGCACCAGAGTGTGGGACACTACTGTGAAGGAGCAAGAAATACACTTAGGGGGTCGCCCAGAAGGAGAGCTGAAGAGACGTCTCCAATGGGAAAAGCATGCTGAGCATAAAACGTCACTCGCTGATCATGAGAACAAGCGCCTCGGCAAGTCAAGCTATTCTTGGCCTGGGATATCAAATGGGTGTTTTCACAGGATTGTTTAATTAAAGTGGAACATGGAGACTTTGGATTCTGACTATTGTTGGGAAGCATTGCTGGACGGCAGTGAGTGGGCGCCCTACCTTGTCTGCCTGCCCATGGAGCAGACCTGGCGGGGGCTCCGAGGCAGCAGCTGCAGGAGCAAATCCATTGTGTTAGAAGTGAACGATGGTCTGATCTAAATGATGGCACCTACAATCATCATTAAAAGCTTAAAGGCTTCATCCAAACAAgacccaacttttggaaagttacTCAGTGTTGTGGAAGGTGTACCGCAGCGGGGCGTCCGGTCCTGGTGTGAACTGGACTCCTGTTAGTGTCGGTCTTACAAGGTTCCTGTTCTATTTGGCCCATCACAGGTATAGACACTTACAGATCTTTATTGACCACAGATTAGTTGCATCTGTGATTGGGAGGTATATAGTATATAGCTACTGCACCCGGCTTGTTCCATCTGATCCGGTATATAGTATATAGCTACTGCACCCGGCTTGTTCCATCTGATCCGGTATATAGTATATAGCTACTGCACCCGGCTTGTTCCATCTGATCCGGTATATAGTATATAGCTACTGCACCCGGCTTGTTCCATCTGATCTGGTATATAGCGGGAGGACTTAGTTTATATATGTCTCTAAGTCCTGCATTCTCACCAATTCGGAATATTTACCCCTGTGCCGGCTCTAGACCGCTGCGGATTAATTTAACCCGCTAATTTCCGCTCTCACAACCAGTTGTGGTTCAGCGAGCCGGAGCCCATCACATCTCCTCCTGcactggggctcacagcaatcccAGCCCAGTGGAGCCCGAGGTTTGAGCATCTTTGTAGTTCTGTCTTAGTCTGTTAATGGCAGCCCTCTAATTGTTAACGAGTTGCTCAATATAGATGATGATTTTCAGCGTCTATAACTGAAGGGCTTATAATCACATAGACAATAACTGCCGCAGAACCCAGAAGTCCAATGACGTTATTGTGCTCCCAAATATAAGTGGGACCGAAGAGTTGTCCCATTCACGATAGAGCTGAATGGTTCCTTCAGTGTCCCCGCGTGGAGTCCGCTAGTGTATGATGAGCTGTTCGGACGCCCCCGTATACTGCAGCTCAGGGGTTCTTTAAGAGGTGCCTACTTTTAGCCCGAGGATGTAAAACTTACCTTCCCCATCGTTTCCCTGGCGTCAGCACTGGGGTCTACGTGGCAGAGCAGTGGCTTACAGCGCTGACaccgggggaggtaagtataacacatccccggactcagcggggcACCTACTGTCAGCCCAGACTCTCGTAGGTAACAGAACCCCTTTACCAATGGCCAGAAGAGCCACCAAAGGAGGAGTGCTGTGCGAACATAGATGACCTCATACCGTAAGATCTGGGACAACAGGCGGGTTCATGTTGTcggtcttaggccggcttcacccaACCAGATTCCCAGTGCGGAATCCATGATCGGCATCCGCAGCACATCGCACACATTGAAAGGCGTCGACTTGTGGATACAAACTGTGTATTCTGTGAGTGGAGGAAACCTTGCAGCATGCTCGTAGAtacccgtgtcattgctaagcCACAGCGcgagaaatacaaatattgagAAAAAAcctactgcgcatgactgacagCGAGCCGCCACGGTCAAACACGATGCAGAAACCACGAGTACGCGGCGTCACAGCTTCACAGCCAGAATCCACCGCAGGATCTGACGCGGTCACGTGAAGCCCACCTTAGGGCTTTCTCACACATGCGCTATTTACCGCGGCATTTCGACCACCGCAGTAtgacactcccattcatttcagcggGGTCTCGCAGACATGCACTCAATTTTTGACTGCTCCCTGCTCTAATTTGCCACTTTTAGTGATGGGGTGCGCCAAAACCCGCCGTCTGGGTGACACAAGCGTTCTCTGGAAGGCCCAGGAGTGGCTTGGGGTGCACTATAATGCTCTTTTGCtcgtttgctttttttttgccaaCCAAAGTTTCCATCAATGAAGTAAGATAAACCTGGCACCTCGGGCGCTGAACAGGCAATAGTATTTGGTTCTGAGAGGACCACCGTATTTTGGTACTGGGGGACAAGCCCTAGGAGCAACCAGTGAAGTTGTATTTTTGTGTGGTCAGCGTTGCAGACTCTTGTCTCTCACTTGCCAGATAGGAGCATTACCACAGAGGTGCCTGTAGTGGAGACAGCCGTGCTATGGGGGAGGTTAGTGAGAGGTTCAGGGGAGTTGGCTGGCTAAGAGTGGCCATGGAAatgtcatggctggaagaaatctgcATCGCGGTCTGGgctcagatggagaagaaaaatgaaaatggacgACTCCAATTTGAGACAAcgccacctgtgattactggaggttcCTGCACTGTATTCACTGACTTTGTAGAACTGCTATCTCATATTTGGAGGTATACTGAAACTGAACCGTaggaaaatcgcatgttgg
This genomic interval carries:
- the LOC136587850 gene encoding zinc finger protein with KRAB and SCAN domains 4-like; its protein translation is MMDDPRTLPSPEITQESLCADIKEEPAPCIEGNMEPIAYTSLDHPPCQHPGNPTSPDVALPRHSTEAHPSPLTEEEPVWADTAHLTNSSLYIQYLPSHVKAEEERCLTAIYIPTTPTPQYPSAPIKEELVLCDGGQIPDIYSITDPTVKPAPTEAQKLENTKINEIEVIYQHPTQSTFGDISNLTKYQRTYSRKKTPQCAECGEYFLRKAQLVTHQRLHLGQNPLQCPECGRTFSRTSQLINHQKYHKGKKSF